One window of the Etheostoma spectabile isolate EspeVRDwgs_2016 chromosome 16, UIUC_Espe_1.0, whole genome shotgun sequence genome contains the following:
- the zgc:162472 gene encoding transcription factor TFIIIB component B'' homolog isoform X1 encodes MFRRSRFSIRPNVVTAGRTAAASQEAPSTNQEASETPKDVSESSTTTTTTTAVVTDNKSVVTPSEKPAPPGDGNDQNGEGTSSSAAVQRRKRFSIKPKVAPGRPTPLARTPKSPFKAVSETPIEIPASDLDKPTKSTQSGTIASPQRLLSPRRRRPSEESKQPKTQPKPIIPPSDSSEHSAVPNKDFLEQIHLPTDSGKELESNSGSQVEEVPSRLPNKVPPSLPDKEAIAISEKAKNLVSSKTGLSLSQPAFSLSRLLNDPSDLQRIAKAQKLRELLKQEMHKEKKIKRAKARVKEYTLDPAKMTMRDLIRYLPLSNPMTSSLEDATQENETVVPPSPVREDSPERAQEPVVLPKIASPREEADEEAAATAEAEEEEEQDDAIMVPQVKVAEDGTLIIDEESLTVEVQRAKGPNPAQDRDPIFERGSTTTYSSFRKGTYSKPWSSEETDMFFLAISMVGTDFSMICQLFPLRARSEIKNKFKKEERENAWRIDKAFRERRKLDIEYFSKLLEKILEVQKTRKKLKSLAVKKSPKKKENKKTKGKKASRKLSVVEEGDEEEQNEISDFGEEGEKENEDLCNEGGTTVAKPQKKRKRKNKQDASTKEPNDKKNKTSENEHDEAYIPGDTEAALPEDCPKLDTSEKIDNVSESKDNTIKPAKLSRGRAPKPLLPLGRKWGKQPPPPSTKTNDAASDKEDESEIDGASKEQVNEDPLPLKQATKRKSASDDIYSGEEDVTVQPPRPTRYGRVPKPTKPLNIPGIEATHSSETTPASPAGSTAPARPRPKCTAKRGSSSKLQSAQESKKPKLVTLRASQSEYSDEEDEKQREEEEVEEEHPACSSSNDSTAPAFVPASLRSPHPVISEVEETMEELDILANMPDVLGISQDVLCPDAFCERAQNEIGTAETCEHQLDLLIDVIDFLSIENTEVSEDKSYNEAAQTLLTIGNMAHLSQSAQNQLATQDDIQGTTPVSVNETSQHLEEEMACCSKPAAQEENSATLMSGTSVPGGPETVTTVELENCTTDTDAIPVIKSSDQRTGSHMDPTPQLNLSQESSKTNSPQIRTGCLTKVKPKPNLGQSLRTVQSKSQPETSVERTLEESHTVAPDLFQATEILSAAEEIPKIADCSKNVLNIEISNIEVKHIEKTFGSQKRSVGHVKSGAAKSDQSASETHNDDFSEVQLEPSLGQTTRESRSTSASTDEVMISHVGTTEISCNSQVTSNSAVTFKECSDNSAPVGVLPVSQKEESEVPSTSQTRKSRIQKVKPKLNLAQTSRTVRSKPQTTKDIVKDSTPTPNLKFTEKTRAEVEAEPSCVTSSEKTSLSPCPASTLTPSSDLGTTFTPTEELSTTEEKKTDVGVVGQVELGTTTLYLSDSENKNLSEVQFEPRREQATRDTMLTSESIDEALMSHVGTTESSCNNPLTSDSAVTESQIGQVLNIVSAPVQASIDYPASYVTPVEDLPVSLKEDRQVASTSQTKKSRFQKVKPNLNLAQTSRAVRSKLQKTKGIGEKDSSPTPKIIAKYEAEQTCITSREKPSQSPCTASDLKPLLDLGTTFIPTEELSTTDAKKSDAGVVGQLKSGATTSHQSTSENQNLSKAHFEPSTEQATRDSTQTMESKDEKRMSYFGTTESSCNNLLTSDLAVTESQVGQGSNIVSAPDQESNNHAAPCVTPVEELPVSQKEKSKVVSTCQTTRGLLQKVKPVVSQTSRTVRSKAQTTKDPFTLLQLPEICSSPTLSSESTDKTKADVEVQPTCSTTPPEKPSQLKNSVSLLVSVPSLESCSTHKSTEELCSTEAQKIDVGCRQDSKSEGLEQNVPQRRRRFPKVKHKPNLGSSSRATFTKPLLKDVSKPSEQCHMDTSLTFEQQPEDNNNAQTELELTKTDSPTSTHCSLHTEPLSSTMLVPAKSEKSLDSTNYKGTSSDSVVTATSWIAENPSVLTDSVLTQSSEKATVEGESTGDKTSNNDMVAGPASHWDCKQGMSIRATNTQPNDDPAAVTDVHTSGDGLTESKIEFKPPTSTQSSSDPKITTKQPRSENVSEAQSQDAVQHCSETTETNQTAAQRIDDNQSVPTDCHIRKAPQTCRGRLIKPKPNLGRSSRPPPQPQQIQKTKQAETDFGALVCHKLVSERQPDIQEPVERAIEQCSNQNPSPSDAGSLLGSTQVIEQLSQHDPPPNVAESSLGCLTQLLDNFTPDASTSSTGGTKSHPSLNTVFPDMLLQQKPLDADEPFFILSLTEIPVGSLGEAVDSVPESLPYLPVTDVSVGQQSVSGESLAAAGNGLLSNVAVFMEESGETGLIKAIDIGPDPAANIGSIMENPVDPHDNITVHASELPETVENNDGTEMPPAKQRLMDTCRRRAKLQVKPNTTKRKQASKTLAAKEAELIPIYPKPTGHSGPSVQPKVFYDDVTEPQKGSDDPMDGEKETLRGGEDPEDSSSGAQISRTRRSSSRNRRAEGSLFLPSETSNAAPASGETLSTSSTTSPTQTEVDADQTCELSPLCSDTTPNTSLYPAEVSASQQSVESSSMEEEPTSVSQYFLSDIFTEVTAEKNDETEIPPAAQTEMDAHRREPAKLQVKPNTTKRKQAMKTLTAKEAELIPIHPKPTGHSGLAGLTVQPKVFDDNVTEPQKGSDDHMDVEKETLTGGEDPEDSSSGAQTTRSSSRNRKAKGSLSLPSKTNNAAPASDSPPGKEAPKGRKVKTPRAAGKPSTPVTGVSTSYDVTPTFSPTQPTQEAHLTSSTTSPTQTEVDNDQTCELSPLCSDTTPSTSLYPAEVRKVSASQQSVESSSMEEEPTSVSQYFLSDIFTEVEEG; translated from the exons ATGTTTCGCCGGTCAAGATTTAGTATTCGGCCTAATGTTGTTACGGCAGGGAGAACAGCAGCAGCGTCTCAGGAAGCCCCTTCAACAAATCAGGAGGCCAGTGAGACCCCCAAAGATGTCAGTGAGAGCAgcactactactacaactactactgcTGTTGTGACAGATAACAAGTCTGTTGTGACCCCATCAGAAAAACCTGCACCCCCAGG GGATGGTAATGACCAAAATGGAGAAGGTACCAGCTCCTCAGCAGCAGTCCAGAGAAGAAAGCGGTTTTCCATTAAGCCTAAAGTGGCCCCAGGTCGCCCCACCCCCCTTGCTCGAACTCCAAAATCCCCTTTCAAGGCAGTCTCTGAAACTCCTATTGAAATCCCTGCCTCAGACCTTGACAAACCAACTAAGTCCACCCAATCTGGGACTATAGCATCCCCTCAGAGACTCCTGTCCCCAAGGCGACGGAGGCCTTCAGAAGAGAGCAAGCAACCCAAAACGCAACCTAAACCCATCATCCCCCCTTCTGACAGTTCAGAACATTCAGCTGTTCCTAATAAGGACTTTCTAGAGCAAATCCATCTACCGACAGACAGTGGCAAAGAATTGGAAAGCAATTCAGGCAGTCAAGTTGAAGAAGTTCCTTCAAGACTACCAAATAAagtccccccctctctcccagaCAAAGAAGCTATTGCGATATCGGAGAAAGCCAAGAATCTAGTGTCATCTAAGACTGGCCTCTCACTGTCACAACCAGCGTTCTCCTTGAGTAGACTCCTGAATGACCCATCAGACTTACAAAGAATAGCAAAGGCCCAAAAACTCAGAGAGTTGCTTAAACAGGAGATGCACAAAGAAAAG AAAATCAAGAGGGCTAAGGCACGTGTAAAGGAATATACCCTAGATCCTGCCAAAATGACCATGAGGGACCTTATCCGTTATCTACCGCTGTCTAACCCCATGAC ATCTAGTTTAGAAGACGCAACTCAAGAGAATGAAACGGTGGTCCCACCTTCTCCAGTAAGAGAAGA TTCCCCAGAAAGAGCACAGGAACCTGTGGTCCTCCCTAAAATAGCAAGCCCGAGGGAGGAGGCAGACGAAGAGGCAGCTGCAACTGCagaagcagaggaagaagaagagcaggATGACGCCATAATGGTTCCTCAGGTCAAAGTAGCAGAAGATGGCACACTGATCATTGATGAAGAAAG CTTGACAGTGGAAGTCCAGCGAGCCAAAGGGCCAAACCCAGCACAGGATCGAGACCCCATCTTTGAACGTGGCTCCACTACAACTTACTCGAGCTTCAGGAAGGGGACCTATTCGAAGCCGTGGTCCAGTGAAG AGACAGACATGTTCTTCTTGGCAATTAGCATGGTGGGGACAGACTTTTCCATGATTTGTCAACTGTTTCCACTCAGAGCTCGATCAGAGATAAAG aacaaatttaaaaaagaagagcGAGAGAATGCCTGGAGAATTGATAAAGCTTTCA GAGAGAGGCGGAAACTGGACATAGAGTATTTTTCTAAGCTGCTAGAGAAGATTCTGGAAGTTCAAAAAACCCGGAAAAAACTAAAGTCACTCGCTGTGAAGAAGTCTCccaagaagaaagaaaataaaaagacaaaag GCAAAAAAGCTTCAAGGAAGCTGAGTGTTGTGGAGGAGGGAGATGAGGAAGAGCAGAATGAAATTTCTGACTttggggaggagggagagaaagagaatgagGACCTCTGTAATGAAGGAGGAACCACTGTTGCTAAACCTCAGAAGAAACgtaaaagaaagaataaacaGGATGCTTCAACTAAGGAACCAaatgacaagaaaaacaaaacgagTGAAAATGAACACG ATGAGGCCTACATACCTGGAGACACTGAGGCAGCACTTCCTGAGGACTGTCCAAAATTAGACAC GTCTGAAAAGATTGACAATGTGAGTGAGTCCAAGGACAACACCATCAAGCCAGCTAAACTCTCTCGAGGCAGGGCACCAAAACCACTACTACCTTTGGGCCGGAAGTGGGGTAAGCAGCCCCCACCACCCTCCACAAAGACCAATGATGCGGCATCAGACAAAGAGGATGAGAGTGAGATTGATGGGGCCTCTAAAGAGCAG GTAAATGAAGATCCATTACCCTTAAAGCAAGCCACTAAGAGGAAGTCAGCCAGTGATGACATTTACTCTGGTGAGGAGGATGTCACCGTTCAACCGCCGAGACCTACCAG GTACGGGAGAGTGCCTAAACCCACCAAGCCCTTGAATATCCCTGGGATAGAGGCTACACACTCGTCTGAAACCACTCCTGCCTCACCAGCTGGGTCCACTGCTCCTGCCAGGCCTAGACCCAAATGCACAGCTAAGAGGGGAAGCTCATCAAAGCTACAATCAGCCCAAGAGTCCAAAAAGCCTAAACTAGTCACCCTAAGGGCTTCTCAGTCAGAATACAGTGATGAAGAGGATGAAaagcagagagaagaggaagaggtggaggaggagcacCCTGCATGTAGCTCCAGTAATGACAGCACTGCCCCTGCATTTGTGCCTGCCAGCCTGCGCTCCCCACATCCTGTGATTTcggaagtggaagaaacaatGGAGGAG CTTGATATCTTGGCCAATATGCCTGATGTGTTGGGCATCTCCCAAGATGTACTGTGCCCTGATGCCTTTTGCGAGCGGGCACAGAATGAGATAGGCACAGCTGAAACCTGTGAACATCAGCTGGATCTGCTTATT GATGTTATCGACTTCCTTTCTATAGAAAACACTGAAG tATCTGAGGACAAGAGCTACAACGAGGCTGCTCAAACCCTGTTGACCATTGGCAACATGGCTCACCTCTCTCAGTCAGCACAGAATCAACTAGCCACTCAAGATGACATACAAG GGACAACACCAGTCAGTGTGAATGAAACCAGCCAACACCTGGAAGAAGAGATGGCCTGCTGCTCAAAGCCTGCTGCACAGGAGGAAAACAGTGCCACTCTTATGTCTGGAACTTCTGTTCCTGGAGGCCCAGAAACTGTTACCACTGTGGAGCTAGAAAACTGCACAACAGACACTGATGCCATCCCTGTTATTAAATCCAGTGATCAGAGGACAGGTTCTCATATGGACCCTACCCCTCAATTGAACTTAAGTCAAGAGAGCTCAAAGACAAATTCTCCACAGATCAGAACAGGATGCTTAACCAAGGTCAAACCAAAACCTAACCTAGGCCAATCCTTAAGGACTGTTCAGTCAAAATCCCAACCAGAGACTTCAGTAGAAAGGACACTTGAAGAGAGCCACACAGTAGCTCCTGACCTTTTTCAAGCCACTGAGATACTATCAGCTGCAGAGGAAATTCCTAAAATAGCAGACTGtagtaaaaatgtgttaaatattgAAATTTCTAATATTGAAGTCAAACATatagaaaaaacatttggcagTCAAAAGAGGTCTGTTGGTCATGTAAAATCTGGTGCAGCAAAATCAGATCAAAGTGCCTCAGAGACCCATAATGACGACTTTTCTGAAGTCCAGCTTGAACCCAGTTTGGGACAGACCACCAGAGAATCCAGGTCAACATCTGCATCTACAGATGAAGTAATGATTTCTCATGTTGGAACAACTGAGATTAGCTGTAATAGTCAGGTGACATCCAACTCAGCTGTCACATTCAAAGAGTGCAGTGACAATTCTGCACCGGTAGGAGTGTTACCTGTCAGTCAGAAAGAAGAGAGTGAAGTCCCATCTACTAGCCAGACAAGGAAGAGTCGAATCCAGAAAGTCAAACCCAAACTCAACCTAGCGCAGACATCAAGGACCGTACGCTCTAAACCTCAAACTACAAAAGACATCGTTAAAGACTCCACTCCAACTCCAAACCTCAAATTCACTGAAAAAACAAGAGCAGAGGTTGAAGCAGAGCCATCTTGCGTCACCTCTTCAGAAAAAACAAGTCTAAGTCCCTGTCCTGCTTCAACTTTAACACCGTCGTCGGATTTAGGGACTACTTTTACACCCACAGAGGAACTGTCTACAACTGAGGAGAAAAAGACAGATGTTGGAGTTGTTGGTCAGGTAGAATTGGGCACAACAACATTATATTTGAGTGACTCAGAAAACAAGAACCTCTCGGAAGTCCAGTTTGAACCCAGGAGGGAACAGGCCACCAGAGacacaatgctaac ATCTGAGTCCATAGATGAAGCACTGATGTCTCATGTTGGGACAACTGAAAGTAGTTGTAATAATCCGCTGACATCCGACTCCGCAGTCACAGAATCCCAGATTGGACAAGTGTTAAACATAGTCTCTGCACCAGTCCAAGCAAGCATTGACTATCCTGCTTCATATGTTACACCTGTAGAAGATTTACCTGTCAGTCTGAAAGAAGATAGACAAGTTGCATCTACTAGCCAGACCAAAAAGAGTCGATTCCAGAAAGTAAAACCCAATCTCAACCTAGCACAGACTTCAAGGGCCGTACGTTCTaaacttcaaaaaacaaaaggcattGGAGAGAAAGACTCCAGCCCAACTCCAAAAATAATAGCAAAGTATGAAGCAGAGCAGACTTGCATCACCTCTCGTGAAAAACCAAGTCAAAGTCCCTGTACTGCTTCAGATTTGAAACCATTGTTGGATTTAGGGACTACTTTTATACCCACAGAGGAACTGTCTACAACTGATGCAAAAAAGAGTGACGCTGGAGTTGTTGGTCAGTTAAAATCGGGTGCAACAACATCACATCAGAGTACCTCAGAAAACCAAAACCTTTCTAAAGCCCATTTTGAACCCAGTACGGAACAGGCCACTAGAGATTCAACGCAAACGATGGAGTCCAAAGATGAAAAACGTATGTCTTATTTTGGGACAACTGAGAGTAGCTGCAATAATCTGCTGACATCTGACTTGGCAGTCACAGAATCACAAGTTGGACAAGGGTCAAATATAGTCTCTGCCCCTGACCAAGAGAGCAACAACCATGCTGCTCCATGTGTTACACCTGTAGAAGAGTTACCTGTCAGTCAGAAAGAAAAGAGTAAAGTCGTATCTACTTGCCAGACTACAAGAGGCCTATTACAAAAAGTCAAACCAGTCGTATCACAGACATCAAGAACTGTGCGGTCAAAGGCTCAAACCACAAAAGACCCTTTCACTCTCTTGCAACTTCCGGAGATATGCTCGAGCCCTACTTTATCATCTGAATCAACTGACAAGACAAAAGCAGACGTAGAAGTGCAACCAACTTGCAGTACCACCCCTCCTGAAAAGCCAAGCCAGCTTAAAAATAGTGTTTCTCTCTTAGTGTCAGTACCATCATTGGAATCATGTTCTACTCATAAAAGCACAGAGGAATTATGTTCAACTGAGGCGCAAAAGATAGATGTTGGATGCAGACAAGACTCAAAGTCAGAGGGCTTAGAACAAAATGTTCCTCAAAGAAGGCGACGCTTTCCAAAGGTCAAACACAAACCCAATTTAGGATCCTCCTCTCGAGCTACGTTCACAAAACCGCTGTTAAAAGATGTCAGTAAACCCTCAGAACAGTGCCATATGGACACGTCTTTAACCTTTGAACAACAGCCCGAGGACAATAACAATGCACAAACAGAACTGGAactcacaaagacagacagccCGACATCAACACATTGTTCATTACATACAGAACCTCTCAGCTCAACAATGTTGGTACCTGCCAAGTCAGAGAAGTCACTAGACAGCACAAATTATAAGGGTACGTCCTCTGATAGCGTTGTCACAGCAACATCTTGGATTGCTGAGAATCCGTCTGTGTTGACAGACTCAGTTCTGACTCAAAGTAGTGAAAAAGCCACAGTTGAAGGGGAATCCACAGGGGACAAAACGTCAAATAATGACATGGTGGCCGGACCTGCTTCACATTGGGACTGCAAACAGGGCATGTCCATTAGAGCTACAAATACCCAACCAAACGATGATCCAGCTGCCGTTACAGATGTCCATACTTCAGGAGATGGTTTAACCGAGtcaaaaattgaatttaaaccCCCGACTAGCACACAGTCCTCATCAGATCCAAAAATAACCACTAAGCAGCCACGTTCAGAGAATGTCTCTGAGGCTCAAAGTCAAGATGCAGTCCAACATTGTTCTGAAACCACTGAAACTAATCAAACAGCTGCCCAACG GATTGATGATAATCAGTCAGTGCCAACTGACTGTCACATAAGAAAAGCTCCCCAGACTTGTAGAGGCCGACTTATTAAACCAAAACCGAACCTGGGACGCAGCAGCCGACCCCCCCCACAACCTCAACAAatccagaaaacaaaacaagcagaaacag ATTTTGGTGCTTTGGTTTGCCACAAACTTGTGTCTGAACGTCAACCTGACATCCAGGAACCAGTAGAGAGAGCTATTGAACAGTGTAGTAACCAAAATCCCTCTCCAAGTGATGCTGGGTCTTTGCTGGGCTCGACACAAGTTATTGAACAACTGAGTCAGCATGACCCCCCTCCAAATGTTGCTGAATCCTCTCTGGGTTGTTTGACACAACTACTAGACAATTTTACTCCG GATGCATCAACATCAAGTACAGGAGGGACTAAAAGTCATCCAAGTCTCAACACAGTATTTCCAGACA TGCTGTTGCAGCAGAAGCCTTTAGATGCAGATGAACCATTCTTCATCCTCTCTCTGACTGAGATCCCAGTCGGCTCATTAGGGGAGGCTGTGGACAGTGTGCCTGAGTCCCTCCCTTATCTTCCTGTAACAGATGTATCAGTAGGGCAACAGAG TGTTTCTGGAGAGAGTTTGGCAGCAGCTGGCAACGGGCTCCTGTCTAATGTAGCTGTGTTCATGGAGGAGAGTGGTGAAACAGGCCTCATCAAAGCAATAGATATTGGGCCTGACCCAGCTGCAAATATA GGTTCGATCATGGAGAATCCAGTGGATCCACATG ATAATATTACAGTCCATGcatctgaattacctgagactGTAGAGAATAATGATGGGACTGAAATGCCCCCCGCAAAGCAGAGACTAATGGACACTTGTAGAAGAAGAG CCAAACTGCAGGTTAAGCCCAATACTACCAAGAGGAAACAAGCCAGCAAGACCCTCGCTGCTAAGGAAGCAGAGTTGATCCCCATTTACCCAAAACCCACTGGGCACTCAGGGCCTTCTGTGCAGCCAAAAGTCTTCTATGACGATGTCACTGAGCCACAGAAAGGAAGTGATGATCCTATGGATGGTGAAAAAGAGACTCTGAGGGGCGGTGAGGACCCTGAGGATAGCAGCTCAGGAGCACAAATCTCAAGGACTAGGCGGTCTAGTAGTCGGAATAG AAGAGCCGAAGGCTCCCTTTTCCTACCTTCTGAGACTTCCAACGCTGCCCCTGCAAGCGGGGAAACCCTCTCGACATCTTCTACCACATCACCAACACAAACAGAGGTGGACGCCGACCAGACTTGTGAACTCAGCCCACTATGCTCAGACACAACTCCTAACACTTCTCTGTATCCTGCTGAG GTTTCAGCTTCTCAGCAAAGTGTGGAGAGCAGTTCTATGGAGGAGGAGCCCACCAGTGTGTCTCAGTACTTCTTAAGTGATATTTTTACAGAAGTGACTGCAGAGAAAAATGATGAGACTGAAATTCCCCCTGCAGCGCAGACAGAAATGGACGCTCATAGAAGAG AACCAGCCAAACTGCAGGTTAAGCCCAACACTACCAAGAGGAAACAAGCCATGAAGACCCTCACTGCCAAGGAAGCAGAGTTGATCCCCATTCACCCAAAACCCACTGGGCACTCGGGGCTTGCTGGGCTTACTGTGCAGCCAAAAGTCTTTGATGACAATGTCACTGAACCACAGAAAGGAAGTGATGATCATATGGATGTTGAAAAGGAGACTCTGACGGGTGGTGAGGACCCTGAGGACAGCAGCTCAGGAGCACAAACTACACGGAGTAGTAGTCGGAATAG AAAAGCCAAAGGCTCTCTTTCCCTACCTTCTAAGACGAACAACGCTGCCCCTGCAAGCGATTCTCCACCTGGCAAAGAGGCTCCCAAGGGCCGTAAGGTCAAAACTCCACGCGCAGCAGGAAAACCATCTACCCCAGTAACTGGTGTCTCAACATCGTATGATGTCACTCCCACATTCAGTCCGACACAGCCGACCCAGGAAGCCCACTTAACTTCTTCTACCACGTCACCAACACAAACAGAGGTGGACAATGACCAGACTTGTGAGCTCAGCCCACTGTGCTCAGACACAACTCCTAGCACTTCTCTGTATCCTGCTGAGGTAAGGAAG GTCTCAGCTTCTCAGCAAAGTGTGGAGAGCAGTTCTATGGAGGAGGAGCCCACCAGTGTGTCTCAGTACTTCTTAAGTGACATTTTTACAGAAGTAGAAGAGGGTTGA